One genomic segment of Rubeoparvulum massiliense includes these proteins:
- a CDS encoding methyl-accepting chemotaxis protein, whose translation MNKRLRSIKAKFLFAALLIVIIALTVVGSITGYQIRSQAEQDYINNSNEQMSIVEDAIHIFYQAIDKNIDMLATHPTILKADQTITSYANTQERTQMTPLQNGGIEQAIYEVFQQYAESHPGTMYVYLGTVNGGYLQWPEDDISAHYVSNEEDWYQTGVKQNGAIARTAPYEDTGNDRMITSNVRSFTDKNGKLLGVIGIDVEQSVISEMLSQMEIGETGFSMIIHNTGIIMADGNQSENNFKSIDEVDIPGLDKLLGEKLEPFAVEIEGATYQVNAHQVEGTDWILASFMSEKELTAGSAKITRMILIISLVTLVVVSLFINWITKQITTPIVRASGYLETIAQGDFSQPIAEKDLARTDEVGMIIQGIQQMKDALIRLIDQIKNESTAIDEQVDYVMDTMRNVNGNVEEVSATTEELSAGMEETAASSQEMSATSKEIEKAVDELAQRSQAAKVNVKEINERAQTMQKDFNAAYTNSSQIFNETKEELEQAIDESKVVEQINVLSESIMQITDQTNLLALNASIEAARVGEAGKGFNVVANEIRKLAEQSKEAVFHIQDVTSKVTGSVDNLSTSSNKLLNYVSTDINRDYQTMIGVADQYRKDAGFVDELVNNFNATSEQLREAIDNILTSIEGVAEAANQGAMGTADIANRVAEVNDKSSEVMELIKQTKESAALLKQEITKFTI comes from the coding sequence TTGAATAAACGATTGAGGAGTATTAAGGCAAAATTTTTGTTCGCAGCACTACTCATCGTCATCATCGCTTTAACTGTGGTAGGGAGTATCACTGGTTACCAGATTCGTTCACAAGCAGAACAGGATTACATCAATAATTCCAATGAACAAATGAGTATCGTGGAGGATGCGATTCATATTTTTTATCAAGCCATTGATAAGAATATTGATATGCTCGCAACCCATCCGACGATTCTGAAGGCAGATCAGACGATCACATCCTATGCGAATACACAAGAACGAACACAGATGACGCCTTTACAAAATGGTGGTATTGAACAAGCAATCTATGAAGTGTTTCAACAGTATGCAGAGAGTCACCCAGGCACCATGTATGTCTACCTTGGAACCGTAAACGGGGGATACCTACAATGGCCCGAGGATGATATCTCAGCCCATTATGTATCTAATGAAGAGGATTGGTATCAAACAGGTGTCAAGCAGAATGGTGCCATTGCTCGTACTGCTCCCTATGAGGATACAGGGAATGATCGCATGATCACCAGTAACGTACGATCCTTTACAGATAAGAATGGGAAGCTACTGGGTGTCATTGGTATTGATGTGGAACAGTCTGTGATCAGTGAAATGCTTAGTCAAATGGAGATAGGCGAAACTGGCTTTTCAATGATTATACATAATACAGGTATTATTATGGCGGATGGCAATCAATCAGAGAATAACTTTAAATCCATTGATGAAGTGGATATCCCTGGATTGGATAAACTCTTAGGAGAAAAGCTGGAACCGTTTGCTGTAGAGATCGAAGGAGCTACCTATCAGGTAAATGCTCATCAAGTAGAGGGTACAGACTGGATCTTAGCGTCATTCATGTCAGAAAAGGAATTAACAGCTGGATCCGCCAAGATTACCCGGATGATTTTGATCATTTCCCTCGTGACGCTCGTCGTCGTTAGTCTCTTTATCAATTGGATTACCAAACAGATTACCACGCCCATTGTTCGGGCATCAGGCTATCTAGAGACCATTGCTCAGGGAGATTTTTCGCAGCCCATTGCTGAAAAGGACTTAGCAAGAACAGATGAAGTTGGGATGATCATTCAAGGAATTCAACAGATGAAGGATGCGCTGATTCGCTTAATCGATCAGATAAAAAATGAATCAACTGCCATTGATGAGCAGGTTGATTATGTGATGGACACGATGAGAAATGTAAATGGCAATGTTGAAGAAGTATCGGCGACGACGGAGGAGCTCTCAGCTGGGATGGAGGAAACAGCTGCATCATCACAAGAGATGTCTGCCACATCGAAGGAGATCGAAAAAGCGGTGGATGAGCTGGCTCAACGATCACAAGCTGCAAAAGTGAATGTGAAGGAGATCAATGAGCGGGCTCAGACGATGCAGAAGGACTTCAATGCTGCTTATACTAATTCTTCACAGATATTTAATGAAACAAAAGAAGAATTGGAACAAGCCATTGATGAGTCCAAGGTTGTAGAGCAGATTAATGTCCTCTCCGAATCAATTATGCAGATCACAGATCAGACCAATCTATTAGCATTGAATGCTTCCATTGAAGCAGCACGTGTTGGTGAAGCGGGAAAAGGCTTTAATGTAGTCGCCAACGAGATTAGAAAACTGGCTGAGCAGTCGAAAGAGGCTGTTTTTCACATTCAAGATGTGACCTCCAAGGTGACAGGTTCTGTGGATAATCTATCAACTAGCTCCAATAAGCTATTAAACTATGTTTCTACGGATATCAATCGAGATTATCAGACGATGATCGGCGTAGCAGACCAATATCGTAAAGATGCAGGGTTCGTCGATGAGCTGGTTAATAACTTCAATGCAACCTCTGAACAACTTCGCGAAGCCATCGATAATATCTTAACCTCCATTGAAGGTGTGGCTGAAGCAGCCAATCAAGGGGCAATGGGAACAGCGGATATCGCCAATCGAGTGGCAGAGGTCAATGATAAATCTAGTGAGGTAATGGAACTAATTAAGCAAACCAAGGAAAGTGCTGCTCTCTTGAAGCAAGAAATCACGAAATTTACGATCTAA
- a CDS encoding YolD-like family protein — protein sequence MIRDRGAKKWVSLMLPEHREQLARLARQEELISEPAWVDEYLEELEWKVQTAYAQHRFIRLEYVVDGERRTQQGLITALDPLLGQVRIETEGVERSWVSVRSIISLEWV from the coding sequence ATGATCCGTGACCGCGGTGCGAAGAAGTGGGTTAGTCTGATGCTACCAGAGCATCGAGAGCAATTGGCCCGTCTGGCACGCCAGGAGGAGCTGATCTCAGAGCCTGCCTGGGTGGATGAGTATCTGGAGGAGCTGGAGTGGAAGGTGCAAACGGCCTATGCCCAGCATCGTTTTATTCGATTAGAGTATGTTGTAGATGGTGAACGTCGAACTCAGCAAGGGCTTATCACAGCGCTAGATCCCTTGTTGGGGCAGGTGCGGATTGAAACGGAAGGGGTAGAGCGAAGCTGGGTCTCGGTACGCTCCATCATAAGCTTGGAATGGGTGTGA
- a CDS encoding DEAD/DEAH box helicase produces the protein MKTFAEFNVSDAVLKALAAMGFEEPSPIQVQAIPLALAGGDIIGQAQTGTGKTAAFGVPLIEKVELDEAVQGLVLTPTRELAVQVAQELNRIGQMKRIRTLPVYGGQEITRQIKALKNRPQIIVATPGRLLDHIRRRTIRLGQIRMVVLDEADEMLNMGFIEDIEAILAEITIPHQTMLFSATMPKRIQTLAEKFMIDPELVKVKAKELTVTNIEQHYIEVQEKKKFDVLCNHLDLESPDLAIIFGRTKKRVDELVEGLLQRGYIAEGIHGDIPQSKREQVIRRFKDQSIDLMVATDVAARGLDISGVSHVYNFDIPQDPESYVHRIGRTGRAGKKGVAITFVTPREMDQLKLIERITKSTIIRKPIPSYSDVLAGNQRSAIQQLMKVVETGEYHLYKTQAENLLDEADVDSVTIVAAALKLLTKETSTTPVTLSDVTPITLKKQQGQKEYRPQGRGKDGGKGRGNKGRGHYGKDHERNGQGKEKGKYRGKDSNKRRER, from the coding sequence TTGAAAACATTTGCAGAATTTAATGTTAGTGATGCAGTGCTGAAAGCATTGGCGGCCATGGGATTTGAGGAGCCAAGTCCTATTCAGGTTCAGGCGATTCCCCTGGCACTAGCCGGTGGCGATATTATTGGACAAGCACAGACAGGAACGGGAAAAACTGCAGCCTTTGGTGTACCACTCATCGAAAAAGTGGAACTAGATGAAGCGGTACAGGGGCTTGTCTTGACACCAACACGGGAGTTGGCGGTGCAAGTAGCCCAAGAATTGAATCGGATCGGCCAGATGAAAAGGATCCGTACCTTGCCAGTCTATGGTGGTCAGGAGATCACGCGTCAGATCAAGGCGCTTAAGAATCGGCCCCAGATCATTGTTGCGACACCAGGAAGATTACTGGATCATATTCGGAGAAGAACCATTCGCCTCGGGCAAATTCGTATGGTGGTACTCGATGAGGCTGATGAGATGCTGAATATGGGCTTCATTGAGGATATTGAAGCCATTCTCGCGGAGATTACCATTCCTCATCAAACCATGCTCTTCTCAGCAACGATGCCGAAGCGGATTCAGACATTGGCCGAAAAATTTATGATCGATCCTGAGCTAGTCAAGGTAAAAGCGAAGGAATTGACTGTCACCAATATTGAGCAGCATTATATCGAGGTGCAGGAGAAGAAGAAGTTTGATGTCCTTTGCAATCATCTGGATCTAGAATCACCAGATCTGGCGATTATCTTTGGCCGCACCAAGAAGCGGGTAGACGAGCTGGTGGAGGGGTTGCTTCAACGTGGATACATCGCAGAAGGTATCCATGGGGATATCCCACAGTCGAAGCGGGAGCAGGTGATCCGGCGCTTTAAGGATCAGAGCATCGACCTGATGGTAGCCACCGATGTGGCAGCGCGTGGTCTAGATATTAGTGGTGTCTCCCATGTCTATAACTTCGATATTCCTCAGGATCCAGAGAGCTATGTTCACCGGATTGGCCGTACAGGGCGGGCCGGTAAGAAAGGGGTAGCCATTACCTTTGTCACACCGCGGGAGATGGACCAACTGAAATTGATCGAGCGGATCACCAAGTCGACGATTATTCGGAAACCAATTCCCTCCTATAGCGATGTGCTGGCAGGAAATCAACGGTCAGCCATTCAACAGCTGATGAAGGTGGTTGAAACGGGCGAGTACCATCTTTATAAGACTCAGGCAGAAAACCTCTTGGATGAGGCAGATGTAGACTCTGTCACCATTGTGGCTGCTGCCTTAAAGCTCTTAACCAAGGAGACCAGTACAACTCCAGTGACACTATCTGACGTGACGCCAATTACCCTCAAGAAGCAGCAAGGGCAGAAGGAGTATCGTCCCCAAGGCCGCGGGAAAGATGGTGGCAAGGGCAGAGGGAATAAGGGAAGAGGTCATTATGGTAAAGACCATGAACGGAACGGTCAGGGAAAAGAAAAGGGAAAGTATCGAGGCAAAGATAGCAATAAGCGACGGGAAAGATGA
- a CDS encoding purine-cytosine permease family protein, whose translation MQRNEEMSGLSEQGSNQAWKFEQNGINMVPEAERTGRPRDLFPIWFAANIGILGIVYGALIVAFGLNIFQSILTALVGAFSFMLVGYLSIAGRDGAAPMFTLSRAIFGIRGNFFPTLMSWINLLGWEAVTITTGTMSMMALLSSLGLAQSGTSAVMSMLLFAALVVLFGLLGQATLIKLQSFLTWVFGGLTLMVIALIIPQTDWQQLSSIPAGSWWTSFLPAVSIIMAGTGISWAITASDYSRYQRKEAKGSAIFWNVTLGGAIPLFVIMTAGILLSSAVPDLVSAGNPIEVIGASLPRWMTIPYLLTAVGGLIAQAVLSLYSAGLNLQNLGLRIKRTISVVFDACVMISVATYVFFIEQDFMGPFQSFLILIGVCLASWEAIFMMDYILIRKKAGYPKELLYAKHQQPETKQYNGAALSCWLLGIMVGLLFTNSPFFNGPLAVGIFQDSSLGVLLSFFVSGLSYTIVALVSKKTSTEA comes from the coding sequence ATGCAGCGCAATGAGGAGATGAGTGGGTTGAGTGAGCAGGGTAGTAATCAAGCATGGAAGTTTGAACAGAATGGAATCAATATGGTTCCAGAAGCAGAGCGAACGGGGAGACCACGGGATCTTTTTCCCATTTGGTTCGCCGCGAATATTGGAATTTTAGGGATTGTGTATGGGGCACTTATCGTCGCCTTTGGCTTGAATATTTTTCAATCGATTCTTACTGCCTTGGTGGGAGCATTCTCCTTTATGCTAGTAGGGTACCTCAGTATTGCTGGACGAGATGGGGCAGCGCCTATGTTCACCCTTTCCCGTGCCATCTTTGGGATTCGTGGCAACTTTTTTCCTACATTGATGAGTTGGATTAACCTCTTGGGCTGGGAAGCTGTCACCATCACCACTGGGACCATGTCCATGATGGCTTTGCTCAGCAGCTTAGGATTGGCGCAGTCAGGAACCTCAGCCGTGATGAGTATGCTACTCTTTGCCGCATTGGTTGTACTCTTTGGCTTATTAGGACAGGCTACCTTAATTAAACTGCAATCTTTCTTAACCTGGGTCTTTGGTGGCTTAACCTTAATGGTGATCGCCTTGATTATTCCGCAAACCGATTGGCAGCAATTATCCAGCATTCCTGCAGGGAGCTGGTGGACTAGCTTCTTACCGGCTGTTTCCATCATTATGGCAGGGACCGGCATTAGTTGGGCCATTACCGCCTCGGACTATAGTCGCTATCAACGAAAAGAGGCGAAGGGTTCAGCCATCTTTTGGAATGTAACCTTAGGTGGCGCCATCCCACTCTTTGTGATCATGACGGCAGGGATTCTTTTATCCAGTGCGGTGCCCGATTTAGTCAGTGCAGGTAATCCTATCGAGGTCATTGGTGCTTCTTTACCGAGGTGGATGACCATTCCGTACTTGTTAACAGCCGTTGGAGGCTTGATTGCTCAAGCGGTTCTTAGTCTCTACTCGGCCGGACTAAACCTGCAAAATTTAGGGCTACGGATTAAGCGGACCATCTCCGTTGTTTTTGATGCTTGTGTGATGATCTCGGTGGCCACTTATGTGTTCTTTATTGAACAGGATTTCATGGGACCCTTTCAATCCTTCTTAATCTTAATCGGTGTCTGCTTAGCCTCTTGGGAAGCCATCTTTATGATGGATTATATCCTGATTCGCAAAAAGGCAGGCTATCCCAAGGAACTTCTCTATGCTAAGCATCAGCAGCCGGAGACGAAGCAATATAATGGAGCAGCATTAAGCTGCTGGCTCCTTGGGATTATGGTGGGACTGCTCTTTACCAATTCACCCTTCTTTAATGGTCCCCTTGCCGTGGGGATCTTCCAGGATAGTAGTCTTGGGGTGCTCCTTTCCTTCTTTGTGAGCGGACTCAGCTATACGATAGTTGCTCTAGTGAGTAAGAAGACCAGTACGGAAGCCTAA
- a CDS encoding PfkB family carbohydrate kinase has translation MEERLARLKGLLQGLKQQQQVAVFGGAIVDVIMEVPSLPRSGDDLYGRYVGSMVGGCGFNVAVALKRLGMEIEVAIPIGQGPYATQVCQAMAQEGIVSRVAVNQGGDCGWCFTMVEPDGERTFISALGVEGSWSEEMLHSLHIHQGAYVYLSGYEVEADRRQVLLSWLEEHPDLRLVFDPGPKAVCLSPSCWERILALHPILTLNEWEALSLTHVETITEAGHKLYQWSQGPVIIHAGGEGAYLYDEAGEQIIQAFPTEVVDTVGAGDSHTGAILAGLCCGWQLEDAILLGNLVASIVVSRPGPCGAPTIAELKK, from the coding sequence ATGGAGGAACGGCTTGCACGATTAAAAGGCTTATTACAGGGGCTTAAGCAGCAACAGCAGGTTGCGGTATTCGGTGGCGCCATCGTCGATGTGATCATGGAGGTACCTTCACTTCCTCGTTCCGGCGATGATCTCTATGGCCGCTATGTAGGCAGTATGGTAGGGGGATGTGGGTTCAATGTGGCGGTGGCGCTCAAACGCTTAGGAATGGAGATCGAGGTGGCCATTCCCATTGGGCAGGGTCCCTATGCTACTCAGGTTTGCCAAGCCATGGCGCAGGAAGGCATCGTGAGCAGGGTGGCAGTGAATCAAGGTGGCGATTGTGGCTGGTGCTTCACCATGGTAGAGCCTGATGGAGAGCGTACCTTCATCTCTGCCCTAGGTGTGGAAGGTAGCTGGTCAGAGGAGATGCTCCATTCCTTACACATCCATCAAGGAGCCTATGTCTACCTCTCTGGCTATGAGGTGGAGGCAGATCGACGGCAGGTACTGCTTAGCTGGTTGGAGGAGCATCCAGATCTACGCCTGGTCTTCGATCCAGGTCCCAAGGCAGTATGTCTCTCGCCATCCTGCTGGGAGCGGATCCTGGCTTTACATCCCATTCTAACGCTCAACGAGTGGGAAGCGTTAAGCTTAACCCATGTTGAAACCATAACAGAAGCTGGTCATAAGCTGTACCAATGGAGTCAAGGGCCGGTGATCATCCATGCGGGAGGAGAAGGTGCCTATCTCTATGATGAAGCTGGTGAGCAGATCATCCAAGCCTTTCCTACAGAGGTTGTAGATACTGTGGGAGCAGGTGATAGTCATACGGGCGCCATCTTAGCAGGCTTATGCTGTGGCTGGCAGTTGGAAGATGCGATCTTGTTGGGCAATCTCGTAGCGAGTATCGTGGTTAGCAGACCAGGGCCCTGCGGTGCGCCAACTATTGCTGAACTCAAAAAATAA
- a CDS encoding Y-family DNA polymerase, translating into MDYRQFPQHHVLCIDMKSFYASVECRDRGWDPMSAYLAVVGDRDHSGSVILAASPRLKKDFNIRTGNRLYQIPDDPRIHVVNARMGHYLEQSMEVLRLFQRFAPLEAILPYSIDEAWVTVDGIERLMGDAPTIARHIRNAIAMEFGLPACVGIGPNRFLAKVILDIEGKSQGIAQCGYEDVPRKLWPVPVGEVWGIGSRLREHLYRMGIRTMGHLAQTPLEQLEKRFGVMGNQLYYHAWGVDLSPVIQPFEPYGPQKSIGHGITLLRDYEGGEVATVLLELSEEVAMRSRQNKKVGRTILLGVGYSKESGGGFQRAYTIPFPTNVTHDIFHTAWRLFQENYNGSPVRRLSLALQQLEADEAIQLSLFDDFTKKKALGAVMDQIRQRYGKSSVMWARSLSSGGVFRDRSHKIGGHWQ; encoded by the coding sequence ATGGACTACCGGCAGTTTCCACAACACCATGTGCTCTGCATCGATATGAAATCCTTCTATGCGTCGGTGGAATGCCGTGACCGTGGTTGGGATCCGATGAGCGCCTATCTTGCCGTGGTAGGAGATCGGGATCACTCAGGGAGCGTCATTCTCGCCGCCTCGCCGCGTTTGAAAAAGGATTTCAATATCCGTACAGGGAATCGCCTTTATCAGATCCCTGATGATCCTCGGATTCATGTGGTGAATGCCCGCATGGGTCACTATCTGGAGCAGTCCATGGAGGTGCTACGTCTCTTTCAACGCTTTGCTCCCTTGGAGGCGATCCTACCTTATTCCATCGATGAGGCGTGGGTGACGGTGGATGGGATAGAGCGTTTGATGGGTGACGCTCCCACCATTGCGCGCCATATTCGTAACGCCATCGCCATGGAGTTTGGCTTACCTGCCTGTGTGGGGATCGGTCCCAATCGCTTCCTTGCCAAGGTGATTCTCGATATTGAGGGGAAATCGCAGGGGATCGCCCAGTGTGGCTATGAGGATGTACCGCGTAAGCTATGGCCGGTGCCTGTAGGGGAGGTGTGGGGAATTGGCTCGCGCTTGCGGGAGCATCTCTATCGTATGGGCATCCGCACCATGGGTCATCTCGCACAGACTCCCTTAGAGCAGCTGGAGAAGCGGTTTGGCGTGATGGGGAACCAGCTCTATTACCACGCCTGGGGTGTTGATCTCTCTCCTGTTATACAGCCCTTTGAGCCCTATGGACCACAGAAGAGCATCGGTCATGGCATCACGCTGCTTCGGGATTATGAGGGTGGGGAGGTGGCTACCGTCCTCTTAGAGCTTAGTGAGGAGGTAGCGATGCGCTCCCGCCAAAACAAGAAGGTAGGGCGAACCATTCTGCTAGGTGTGGGCTATAGCAAGGAGAGCGGCGGCGGCTTCCAACGCGCTTACACCATTCCCTTCCCGACGAATGTGACCCACGATATTTTTCACACCGCCTGGCGGCTATTTCAAGAAAATTACAATGGATCACCTGTTCGTCGCTTGAGCCTTGCCTTGCAGCAGCTTGAAGCCGATGAAGCGATACAATTAAGTCTTTTTGATGACTTTACGAAGAAGAAGGCGCTGGGCGCTGTGATGGACCAAATTCGTCAACGCTATGGTAAGAGCTCTGTGATGTGGGCACGTAGTCTATCATCAGGCGGTGTTTTCCGCGATCGTTCACATAAGATTGGAGGACATTGGCAATGA
- the tsaA gene encoding tRNA (N6-threonylcarbamoyladenosine(37)-N6)-methyltransferase TrmO — translation MQITFQSIGTIHSPFQEVAGMPIQPAGARGVQGSITIEPEFQAGLKDIEGMSHLILLYHLHQEAGYALEVKPFLDNQSHGIFATRAPHRPNAIGLSVVRLQKVEGNTLWIEDVDILDGTPLLDLKPYVPQFDTPVGDVQIGWFTHNVQRVDRTRSDQRFRNK, via the coding sequence ATGCAGATTACATTTCAATCCATCGGCACCATTCATTCACCCTTTCAAGAGGTAGCCGGGATGCCTATTCAGCCAGCAGGTGCTCGCGGTGTTCAAGGGAGTATTACGATTGAACCGGAGTTTCAAGCGGGCTTGAAGGATATTGAAGGGATGAGTCATTTGATTCTTCTCTACCATCTTCATCAGGAAGCAGGCTATGCCTTGGAGGTGAAGCCCTTTCTCGACAATCAATCACATGGGATCTTCGCTACTCGCGCACCTCATCGACCGAATGCCATCGGTCTTTCAGTGGTCCGTCTTCAGAAGGTGGAGGGGAATACCCTTTGGATTGAGGATGTGGATATCCTCGATGGAACACCGCTTCTCGATCTCAAACCTTATGTTCCCCAGTTTGATACACCAGTAGGCGATGTACAGATCGGCTGGTTTACCCATAATGTTCAACGGGTGGATCGTACTCGCTCTGATCAGCGTTTTCGTAATAAGTAA
- a CDS encoding alpha/beta hydrolase, translating into MKKIFKRIGIVFLSLLIIFLTVSYINHRIQLSKEDARFQSVGTQVEVNGHMMNVYTEGSGDTTLVFLSGGGTSSPVFDFKSLYSLLSDTYRIAVVEKAGYGFSEITADTPRDIDTVLSETREALRLAGIESPYVLCPHSMSGIEALYWAQQYPEEVKAIIGLDMSVPQSYESYQINLPILQLGAFVANVGITRWVPSLAESDAVKYGTLTEDEKELYKVVFYRRTATADMLREVQQIKTSAKKVAEGGIPDVPILIFSSNGEGTGWSEAEWRKYQNDFILNCSNGALIELDCSHYVHDIKYNRIDLEIRQYLGNLQ; encoded by the coding sequence ATGAAAAAGATATTCAAACGAATTGGTATTGTCTTTTTATCATTGCTTATAATATTTCTTACTGTCAGTTACATCAATCACAGAATACAATTGTCAAAAGAAGATGCACGATTTCAATCAGTCGGTACGCAAGTTGAAGTAAACGGTCACATGATGAATGTGTATACGGAAGGATCCGGTGATACAACGCTTGTGTTCCTGTCGGGCGGAGGAACCAGTTCCCCGGTGTTTGATTTTAAGTCGCTGTATTCGTTGCTAAGTGATACATACCGAATTGCAGTAGTGGAAAAGGCGGGCTATGGCTTTAGCGAGATCACTGCGGATACGCCTCGCGATATAGATACCGTATTGTCTGAAACGCGTGAGGCGTTACGGTTAGCAGGTATAGAAAGCCCCTATGTTTTATGCCCGCACTCTATGTCGGGCATAGAAGCCTTGTATTGGGCGCAGCAGTACCCTGAGGAAGTAAAGGCTATTATCGGACTAGATATGTCTGTCCCGCAGTCTTACGAGAGCTACCAAATCAATTTGCCCATTCTTCAGCTAGGTGCCTTTGTTGCAAATGTAGGTATTACCAGATGGGTTCCGAGCCTAGCAGAAAGCGATGCGGTGAAATATGGTACGCTCACAGAGGATGAAAAGGAACTTTATAAGGTGGTCTTTTACAGGCGAACTGCAACAGCAGATATGCTGAGAGAAGTGCAGCAAATCAAAACGAGTGCCAAGAAGGTTGCTGAAGGCGGCATACCCGATGTGCCGATATTGATTTTTTCTTCCAACGGAGAAGGAACAGGCTGGAGCGAAGCGGAGTGGAGAAAATATCAGAATGATTTTATTTTGAATTGCAGCAATGGAGCACTAATAGAATTAGACTGTTCTCATTATGTGCATGATATCAAGTATAATAGAATTGACCTTGAAATCCGACAGTACTTGGGTAATCTTCAATGA
- the cspD gene encoding cold-shock protein CspD, producing the protein MNTGKVKWFNAEKGFGFIEVEGGDDVFVHFSAIQSDGFKTLEEGQTVTFDIVEGNRGPQAANVQKA; encoded by the coding sequence ATGAACACAGGTAAAGTAAAATGGTTTAATGCAGAAAAAGGTTTCGGTTTCATCGAAGTTGAAGGTGGCGACGATGTATTCGTACACTTCTCCGCTATCCAAAGCGACGGCTTCAAAACATTAGAAGAAGGTCAAACTGTTACATTCGACATCGTTGAAGGTAACCGTGGCCCACAAGCTGCTAACGTACAAAAAGCGTAA
- a CDS encoding ADP-ribosylglycohydrolase family protein — translation MEEKILGALYGMALGDAMGMPSELWSRRRVKEHFGSITTFLDGPRENEIAREYQAGQFTDDTAQALLLIQSLIATDGRPNIHHFVKKLLGWADEIHAFERNILGVSSKAALLAIREGKSLEEAGGAGETNGAAMRIAPIGCLIPSADLKRLVDAVEETCKATHYTDVAIAGASMIAAAVSAAIDGKSWDELITIGKAAAHEGWQRGKETYAPSLIKRLDLALTIVKNGQDEEEILQNLYDVVGAGLHMAESVPTALALAYYARTPLRCSQLCANLGGDTDTIGAMATAICGAYTGIHGIDRSWIDQINSINQVDFAPLAQQLAVFRNAAQ, via the coding sequence GTGGAAGAGAAAATTCTAGGTGCCCTCTATGGAATGGCATTAGGCGATGCCATGGGCATGCCCTCAGAGCTTTGGTCGAGACGAAGGGTGAAGGAGCACTTTGGCTCGATTACAACTTTTTTAGATGGACCCAGGGAGAATGAGATTGCCCGAGAGTATCAAGCAGGTCAATTTACCGATGATACAGCCCAAGCATTGCTTTTGATCCAATCCCTCATCGCAACAGATGGAAGACCCAATATCCATCACTTTGTGAAAAAATTATTAGGGTGGGCTGATGAGATTCATGCCTTTGAGCGAAACATTTTAGGTGTCAGCTCCAAAGCTGCCTTACTGGCCATTCGTGAAGGAAAATCATTGGAGGAGGCAGGCGGAGCTGGCGAAACGAATGGTGCCGCCATGCGGATCGCTCCCATTGGTTGCTTGATCCCCAGCGCTGATCTGAAACGCTTAGTGGATGCGGTGGAGGAAACCTGCAAAGCAACGCACTATACTGATGTGGCCATTGCAGGGGCTTCAATGATCGCTGCAGCTGTGTCAGCCGCCATCGATGGGAAGTCGTGGGATGAGCTGATCACCATTGGGAAGGCAGCAGCCCACGAAGGCTGGCAGCGTGGCAAGGAAACCTATGCGCCTTCATTGATAAAGCGTTTGGATTTAGCATTGACGATTGTAAAGAATGGTCAGGATGAAGAAGAGATCCTACAGAATTTATATGATGTAGTCGGCGCAGGACTCCATATGGCTGAATCAGTACCAACCGCGTTAGCGCTGGCCTATTATGCTCGGACGCCATTACGCTGTAGCCAGCTTTGTGCCAATCTAGGTGGCGATACAGATACTATCGGAGCCATGGCCACCGCCATTTGCGGTGCGTATACAGGCATCCATGGGATTGATAGAAGCTGGATCGACCAGATTAACAGCATAAACCAAGTGGACTTTGCACCATTAGCACAGCAACTAGCAGTATTCCGGAATGCAGCGCAATGA